One Bradyrhizobium manausense DNA segment encodes these proteins:
- a CDS encoding LysR family transcriptional regulator yields MNLRQALTFLTVAELGTVSKAALRLRVAQPALSRQIIALEQELGLRLFDRVGRRLLLTGEGEQLIAGCRLLLNSVSSLQEQAQSLRQGDTGVLKIAGSPQHIESVLSQFLHLYAKQYPKVEIRIREGTGSEILTMLERGEIHLGQNLLHAVRLDERHFGSLPLGSVQLLAVCHPSTPLGPNRTIEIADLAGLPLLLMDGGFGFRRAFDAASRVAGLKPTIAFESRNPHTLLALAEAGHGVAIVPSQLQCWRYRLRIVGLTHRRRVLQEALTISWDKRRPLPRFATDYCAMLAAHMRETFPITRPTEPATAKRGVRSRAKRVPAVRSAAAGRSRA; encoded by the coding sequence ATGAACCTTCGACAGGCCCTCACGTTTCTGACCGTGGCCGAGCTCGGCACCGTCTCGAAGGCTGCTCTGCGGCTGCGTGTCGCCCAGCCGGCCTTGTCCAGGCAAATCATCGCGCTCGAGCAGGAGCTCGGCTTGCGGCTGTTCGATCGGGTCGGGCGCCGTCTTCTGCTGACCGGCGAGGGCGAGCAGTTGATTGCAGGGTGCCGCCTGCTGCTCAACAGTGTCAGTTCGCTGCAGGAGCAGGCTCAGTCGCTCCGTCAAGGCGACACGGGGGTTCTCAAGATCGCCGGGTCGCCGCAGCACATCGAGAGCGTGCTATCGCAATTTCTTCACCTGTACGCGAAGCAATATCCCAAGGTCGAGATCAGGATCAGGGAGGGTACGGGCAGCGAAATATTGACCATGCTCGAACGTGGCGAAATCCATCTCGGCCAGAACCTGCTGCACGCGGTCAGGCTGGACGAACGGCACTTCGGCAGTCTGCCGCTTGGATCCGTGCAGTTGCTGGCTGTGTGTCACCCTTCGACGCCCCTCGGCCCGAACCGTACCATCGAAATCGCCGATCTCGCTGGGCTTCCGTTGCTGCTGATGGACGGCGGGTTCGGGTTTCGCCGTGCCTTCGACGCGGCAAGCCGGGTGGCGGGGCTCAAACCGACGATCGCGTTCGAGAGTCGTAATCCGCATACCTTGCTGGCGCTCGCCGAGGCAGGCCACGGCGTAGCGATCGTTCCTTCCCAACTGCAGTGCTGGCGTTACCGATTGAGGATCGTCGGTCTCACGCATCGACGACGCGTCTTGCAGGAGGCCCTGACCATCTCATGGGACAAGCGGCGCCCGTTGCCGCGCTTCGCGACTGATTATTGTGCAATGCTCGCCGCGCATATGCGCGAGACGTTTCCGATCACGCGCCCGACGGAGCCGGCCACGGCGAAACGCGGCGTTCGCTCCCGTGCAAAGCGCGTCCCGGCGGTCAGGAGCGCCGCGGCTGGTCGCAGCCGAGCTTGA
- a CDS encoding ANTAR domain-containing response regulator, with translation MSAEQSPKIVIVDESPVRAAILEEGLREAGFTQVVHIREMQSLLARIYAVDPDIILIDLENPSRDVLEAMFQVSRAVKRPIAMFVDQSDSASIQASVEAGVSAYIVDGLKKERIKPILDLCVSRFNAFAKLQEELERTKSQLEDRKIIEKAKGILMKVKSLTEDEAYVLLRSTAMREKKKIGEIAQSIITASEMLK, from the coding sequence ATGAGCGCCGAACAGTCACCCAAAATCGTGATCGTCGACGAAAGCCCCGTCCGGGCCGCGATCCTCGAGGAGGGGTTGCGCGAGGCCGGATTCACGCAAGTCGTCCATATCCGCGAGATGCAGAGCCTGCTGGCCCGTATTTATGCGGTAGATCCCGACATCATCCTGATCGATCTGGAAAACCCCAGCCGCGACGTGCTGGAGGCGATGTTCCAGGTGAGCCGCGCCGTGAAACGACCGATCGCGATGTTCGTCGACCAGAGCGACTCCGCCTCGATCCAGGCCTCGGTCGAGGCCGGCGTGTCGGCCTACATCGTCGACGGCTTGAAGAAGGAGCGCATCAAGCCGATCCTCGATCTCTGCGTGTCACGCTTCAACGCCTTCGCAAAGCTCCAGGAGGAGCTGGAGCGCACCAAGTCGCAACTCGAGGACCGTAAGATCATCGAGAAGGCCAAGGGCATCCTGATGAAGGTCAAGAGCCTCACCGAGGACGAGGCCTACGTGCTGCTGCGTTCGACCGCCATGCGCGAGAAGAAGAAAATCGGCGAGATCGCGCAGTCGATCATCACCGCGTCGGAGATGCTCAAATGA
- a CDS encoding CmpA/NrtA family ABC transporter substrate-binding protein has translation MTAPLRIGFIPLVDAAALIIAVDKGFTAAEGLEVELVREVSWSNVRDKLNIGLFDAAHLLAPVAIASSLGLGHVKVPIVAPLNLGINGNAITVSPTLHAALMEVIDGDRFDPLATARALAKVVAIRRKAGADPLTFGMTFPFSTHNYQLRFWMAAAGVDPDEDVRLVVLPPPYMVDSLKNGHVDAFCVGAPWNSVAVDLGIGHILHFVSDILVRAAEKVLAVRQVWADKHPDVVAALVRAAVKAAQFIENRENLAEATRILAQPERVGVDAEVIQRSLAGRLKISPEGALRESGRYLLVGREGAGRPDPVQAAWLYAQMLRWGQTALSNEALRTAMAVFRPDLYDAALGRSGDGQPDTSFTAFAGPAFDPRDLGGYLASFEIGRRAS, from the coding sequence ATGACCGCTCCGCTTCGCATCGGATTCATTCCGCTGGTCGATGCTGCCGCGCTCATCATCGCCGTCGACAAGGGATTTACCGCGGCCGAAGGGCTCGAGGTCGAGCTGGTGCGCGAAGTGTCCTGGTCCAACGTCCGCGACAAGCTCAATATCGGCCTGTTCGACGCCGCGCATCTGCTGGCACCGGTCGCGATCGCATCCTCGCTCGGGCTCGGCCACGTCAAGGTGCCCATCGTGGCGCCCCTCAATCTCGGCATCAACGGCAATGCGATCACGGTCTCGCCGACGCTCCATGCCGCGCTGATGGAGGTGATCGACGGCGACCGTTTCGATCCGCTCGCGACGGCCAGGGCGCTGGCGAAGGTCGTGGCCATCAGGCGCAAGGCGGGCGCCGATCCGCTGACCTTCGGCATGACGTTTCCGTTCTCGACCCACAATTATCAGCTCCGGTTCTGGATGGCGGCCGCCGGCGTCGACCCCGACGAGGACGTACGTCTCGTGGTGTTGCCGCCGCCCTACATGGTGGACAGCCTCAAGAACGGCCATGTCGATGCCTTCTGCGTCGGCGCGCCCTGGAATTCGGTCGCGGTCGATCTCGGCATCGGCCACATCCTGCATTTCGTCTCCGACATCCTGGTGCGGGCGGCGGAGAAGGTGCTGGCCGTGCGTCAGGTTTGGGCCGACAAGCATCCGGATGTCGTCGCGGCGCTGGTACGCGCGGCGGTGAAGGCGGCCCAATTCATCGAGAACCGGGAGAACCTGGCCGAGGCGACCCGAATCCTGGCGCAGCCCGAGCGCGTCGGCGTCGATGCCGAGGTGATCCAGCGCTCGCTCGCCGGACGCCTGAAAATCTCGCCCGAGGGCGCGCTGCGCGAGAGCGGGCGCTATCTCCTGGTCGGACGCGAAGGGGCAGGGCGCCCGGACCCGGTCCAGGCCGCCTGGCTCTACGCCCAGATGCTGCGCTGGGGGCAAACGGCGCTGAGCAATGAAGCACTCAGGACCGCTATGGCCGTGTTCCGGCCGGACCTCTACGACGCCGCGCTCGGCCGCAGCGGAGATGGCCAGCCCGACACCTCCTTTACCGCCTTTGCCGGGCCGGCGTTCGACCCTCGGGATTTGGGCGGCTATCTCGCCTCGTTTGAGATCGGGCGGCGGGCTTCGTAG
- a CDS encoding formate/nitrite transporter family protein: protein MDYAKPSDVVASMVDASVKKLALAPRDILIRGAISGALLGAATTLAFGAALTTGQPIVGALIFPVSLVMIVLLGLELVTGSFAIVPLARLEGKATWNAVIANWSWVFVANLLGSLAFGVLIAISLTNMGKVEVSGVAARIVAVAEAKTIANAAIGTAGMVSVFVKAILCNWLVCLGVVMAMTSTSTVGKIAATWLPIFLFFALGFEHAVVNMFVIPTGMLLGAKVSLSDWWLWNQIPVTLGNIVGGFVFTGLALYATYKPAKPATEMAQVVAQPAE, encoded by the coding sequence ATGGATTACGCGAAACCTTCTGATGTCGTGGCCTCGATGGTCGATGCCAGCGTGAAGAAGCTGGCGCTCGCCCCGCGCGACATTCTGATCCGCGGCGCGATCTCGGGAGCCCTACTCGGGGCCGCCACCACGCTCGCCTTCGGCGCCGCTCTCACGACCGGCCAGCCCATCGTCGGCGCGCTGATCTTCCCGGTCAGCCTCGTGATGATCGTGCTGCTCGGCCTCGAACTCGTTACCGGCAGCTTCGCCATCGTCCCGCTCGCCCGCCTCGAGGGTAAAGCCACCTGGAATGCGGTGATCGCCAACTGGTCCTGGGTCTTCGTTGCCAATTTGCTGGGCAGCCTCGCCTTTGGCGTGCTGATCGCGATCTCGCTGACCAACATGGGCAAGGTCGAGGTCAGCGGCGTCGCCGCGCGCATCGTCGCGGTCGCCGAAGCCAAGACCATCGCCAATGCCGCGATCGGCACCGCCGGCATGGTCTCGGTCTTCGTCAAGGCGATCCTCTGCAACTGGCTGGTCTGCCTTGGCGTCGTCATGGCGATGACCTCGACCTCGACCGTCGGCAAGATCGCTGCGACCTGGCTGCCGATCTTCCTGTTCTTCGCGCTCGGCTTCGAGCACGCCGTCGTCAACATGTTCGTCATCCCGACCGGCATGCTTCTTGGCGCCAAGGTCAGCCTTTCGGATTGGTGGCTGTGGAATCAGATCCCCGTGACCTTAGGCAACATCGTCGGTGGCTTCGTCTTCACCGGCCTTGCGCTCTACGCGACATACAAGCCCGCAAAGCCGGCGACCGAGATGGCGCAGGTCGTGGCCCAGCCAGCAGAGTAG
- a CDS encoding NirA family protein translates to MKLEAAPTTDFSDEQKRYLEGFMSGMQVGRVGRAFAAGGAPAAGAPAEPTGPDAAAIKAQDKLTAAGKKLVDQEKFKREMHPFDAYERLKDQARNNANPTPADNFRWRYYGIFWVAPAQTSYMARLRIPNGILKHWQMAGLADIAESCGGGYTHVTTRANFQIREIEPKNAVTLIEGIQDIGLCSRGAGADNIRNVTGTPTAGIDPQELLDTRPYAREWHYHILNDRSLFGLPRKFNVAFDGAGKIAALEETNDIAFTAVEVKDGFGVEGGIWFRLGLGGITGHKDFAKYSGIVVRPEDATAVADAIVRVFVEHGDRTNRNKARLKYVLDIMGHDGFLKLVEERLKKPFARVPAEALASRPLSDRMAHVGVHKQKQAGLNWVGVALPVGKLTCEQMRGLAKIAQDLGDGDIRLTVWQNLLISGVRDESIALVSAAVEKIGLATQVSNVRAGLIACTGNAGCKFAASDTKRHAAAIGDWCDERINLDTPLNIHLTGCHHSCAQHYISDIGLIAAKVPGASEDDQVEGYHLFTGGGFGPDADIGQEVFHDVKSEDVPKTVEALLKAYLANRTSPEETFLTFSRRHDGEALRKLAEAEVAA, encoded by the coding sequence ATGAAACTCGAAGCAGCACCCACGACCGATTTCTCCGACGAGCAGAAGCGCTACCTCGAAGGTTTCATGTCCGGCATGCAGGTCGGACGTGTCGGGCGCGCTTTTGCAGCCGGCGGCGCGCCTGCGGCTGGTGCTCCCGCCGAGCCAACCGGCCCGGACGCTGCGGCGATCAAGGCGCAGGACAAGCTCACGGCGGCGGGCAAGAAGCTCGTCGACCAGGAGAAGTTCAAGCGTGAGATGCATCCCTTCGATGCCTATGAGCGCCTGAAGGACCAGGCGCGCAACAACGCCAACCCGACGCCGGCGGATAATTTCCGCTGGCGCTATTACGGCATCTTCTGGGTGGCACCGGCACAGACCTCCTACATGGCGCGCCTGCGTATTCCCAACGGCATCCTCAAGCACTGGCAGATGGCGGGTCTCGCCGACATCGCAGAAAGCTGTGGCGGCGGCTACACTCATGTCACCACGCGCGCCAACTTCCAGATCCGCGAAATCGAGCCGAAGAACGCGGTGACGCTGATCGAGGGCATCCAGGACATCGGACTGTGCTCGCGCGGCGCCGGCGCCGACAACATCCGCAACGTCACGGGCACGCCGACGGCCGGCATCGATCCGCAGGAGCTGCTCGACACGCGCCCGTATGCGCGCGAATGGCACTACCACATCCTCAACGACCGCTCGTTGTTCGGCCTGCCGCGCAAGTTCAACGTCGCCTTCGACGGCGCCGGCAAGATAGCCGCGCTGGAGGAGACCAACGACATCGCTTTCACCGCGGTCGAGGTGAAGGACGGCTTTGGTGTCGAAGGCGGGATTTGGTTCAGGCTCGGCCTCGGCGGCATCACCGGCCACAAGGATTTTGCGAAATATTCCGGCATCGTCGTTCGTCCTGAAGACGCGACTGCTGTTGCCGATGCCATCGTGCGCGTCTTCGTGGAACACGGCGACCGCACCAACCGCAACAAGGCGCGGCTGAAATACGTGCTCGACATCATGGGGCACGACGGCTTCCTCAAGCTGGTCGAGGAGCGGCTGAAGAAGCCGTTCGCGCGCGTGCCGGCCGAGGCTTTGGCGTCGCGTCCGCTGTCCGACCGCATGGCCCATGTCGGCGTGCACAAGCAGAAGCAGGCCGGGCTCAATTGGGTCGGCGTGGCGCTGCCGGTCGGCAAGCTGACCTGCGAACAGATGCGTGGGCTGGCGAAAATCGCGCAGGATCTCGGTGACGGCGATATCCGCCTGACGGTCTGGCAGAACCTGCTGATCTCGGGCGTACGCGATGAGAGCATCGCGCTCGTCTCCGCGGCTGTCGAGAAGATCGGCCTGGCCACGCAAGTCTCGAACGTGCGCGCCGGCCTGATTGCCTGCACCGGCAATGCCGGCTGCAAGTTCGCGGCCTCCGACACCAAGCGCCATGCCGCCGCGATCGGCGACTGGTGCGATGAGCGTATCAATCTCGACACGCCGCTCAACATCCATCTGACCGGGTGCCATCACTCCTGTGCGCAGCACTACATCTCGGACATCGGTCTGATCGCGGCCAAGGTGCCGGGCGCGAGCGAGGATGACCAGGTCGAGGGCTATCACCTCTTCACCGGCGGTGGCTTCGGTCCCGATGCCGATATCGGGCAGGAGGTTTTTCACGACGTGAAGTCCGAGGACGTGCCGAAGACTGTCGAGGCTCTCCTGAAAGCCTATCTGGCCAATCGCACCTCGCCCGAAGAGACGTTCCTGACCTTCTCCCGTCGCCATGACGGGGAAGCCCTGCGCAAACTCGCCGAAGCGGAAGTAGCAGCATGA
- a CDS encoding sulfite reductase subunit alpha, with product MTQMSVPPKIEIIPASAPFSEGQRLWLNGFLVGMFGLDGSTPLSPAENGAVLAPQGDGDDGEAPWHDPAMAIADRMKLAEGRPLRRRMMAAMAQQDCGQCGYNCADYSDSIANKSEARLNLCAPGGKETARMLKQLAEEIDRAPAAKPAAGAAPAASTPAAPDLKAELGRARENPADATFLSKRLLNKSGSEKETYHVEFDLSESKLDYVVGDSFGVFARNDLGLVDQIIALLGASHTTKINNKTLREALVEDVSLSPAPDKLFELLSFITGGAQREKARALAQGEDPDGDAATLDVMAALQKFSGTRPHPEAFVEALEPLQPRLYSISSSHNATPGKLSLTVDSVRYVIGKRKRLGVASTFLGERINEGDKLKVYVQKAHGFALPQDPKIPVIMIGPGTGVAPFRAFLLDRKATGAQGKNWLFFGHQRSDCDFFYRDELNAMKTSGLLTRLSLAWSRDGEKKFYVQDRMRELGREVWTWLAEGAHLYICGDAKRMAKDVERALVDIVAQFGARSTDEAVSFVADLKKKGRFQADVY from the coding sequence ATGACCCAGATGTCCGTGCCTCCCAAGATCGAGATCATTCCGGCCAGTGCACCGTTCAGTGAAGGCCAGCGGCTGTGGCTGAACGGATTCCTGGTCGGCATGTTCGGTCTCGACGGTTCGACACCGCTGTCGCCGGCGGAGAACGGGGCGGTCCTGGCGCCGCAAGGCGACGGCGATGACGGTGAGGCGCCATGGCATGATCCGGCGATGGCGATCGCCGATCGGATGAAGCTTGCGGAGGGACGTCCGCTCCGCCGCCGCATGATGGCGGCGATGGCGCAGCAGGATTGCGGCCAGTGCGGCTACAATTGCGCCGATTATTCGGACTCGATTGCCAACAAGAGCGAAGCCCGCCTCAACCTCTGCGCCCCCGGCGGCAAGGAAACGGCGCGGATGCTCAAGCAGCTCGCCGAGGAGATCGACAGGGCGCCGGCCGCAAAGCCTGCGGCAGGAGCGGCCCCGGCCGCGAGCACGCCGGCCGCACCGGACCTGAAAGCCGAGCTCGGCCGTGCCCGCGAGAATCCGGCTGACGCGACCTTCCTGTCGAAGCGCCTGCTCAACAAGAGCGGTTCGGAGAAGGAAACCTATCACGTCGAGTTCGATCTCTCCGAGAGCAAGCTTGACTACGTCGTCGGCGACAGCTTTGGGGTGTTCGCGCGCAACGATCTCGGCCTCGTCGATCAGATCATCGCGCTGCTCGGGGCATCCCACACCACCAAGATCAACAACAAGACGCTGCGCGAGGCGCTGGTCGAGGACGTTTCTCTTTCACCCGCGCCCGACAAGCTGTTCGAGCTGCTCTCCTTCATTACAGGCGGCGCGCAGCGCGAGAAGGCGAGGGCGCTGGCGCAGGGCGAAGATCCCGATGGCGATGCCGCAACGCTCGACGTGATGGCCGCGCTGCAAAAATTCTCGGGCACGCGGCCGCATCCGGAAGCGTTCGTCGAGGCGCTCGAGCCGCTCCAGCCGCGGCTCTATTCGATCTCCTCGTCCCACAATGCGACGCCCGGCAAGCTGTCGCTGACGGTCGATTCCGTGCGCTACGTCATCGGCAAGCGCAAGCGTCTCGGCGTCGCCTCGACCTTCCTCGGCGAGCGCATCAACGAGGGCGACAAGCTCAAGGTCTATGTGCAGAAGGCGCACGGTTTCGCCCTGCCGCAGGATCCGAAGATTCCAGTCATCATGATCGGTCCCGGCACCGGCGTCGCGCCGTTCCGCGCTTTCCTGCTCGACCGCAAGGCGACCGGCGCGCAGGGCAAGAACTGGCTTTTCTTCGGCCATCAGCGCAGCGATTGCGACTTCTTCTATCGCGACGAGCTCAACGCGATGAAGACGTCGGGCCTGCTGACGCGCCTGTCGCTGGCCTGGTCGCGCGACGGCGAGAAGAAGTTCTACGTGCAGGACCGCATGCGCGAGCTCGGCCGCGAGGTCTGGACGTGGCTGGCCGAGGGCGCGCACCTCTACATCTGCGGCGATGCCAAGCGCATGGCCAAGGACGTCGAGCGTGCGTTGGTCGACATCGTTGCCCAGTTCGGCGCGCGATCGACCGACGAGGCCGTCAGTTTTGTCGCCGATCTCAAGAAGAAGGGCCGCTTCCAGGCTGACGTGTACTAA
- a CDS encoding LamB/YcsF family protein has product MKTIDLNCDLGEGFGAWEMGNDAAMIELASSVNVACGFHAGDPDIMRRTVELAKARGVSVGAHPGYRDLHGFGRHPIAGLKSSEIENLVAYQIGALQAITTAAGHKVTHVKAHGALSNVACEDDMTAKAIAAGIRAVDPSLIFVVLANSKLVKAGEDANLPMVHEVFADRAYEDDGNLVSRKKPGAVLHDAKAIAERVVRMVQDGAVVSVTGKVIKMRTDTVCIHGDTHGAVDIARGLRQALKDAGIDVAPFKRGA; this is encoded by the coding sequence ATGAAGACGATCGATCTCAATTGCGACCTCGGCGAAGGTTTTGGCGCGTGGGAGATGGGCAACGACGCCGCGATGATCGAGCTCGCGAGCTCGGTCAACGTCGCCTGCGGCTTCCATGCCGGCGACCCCGACATCATGCGCCGCACGGTGGAGCTGGCGAAAGCACGCGGCGTCTCGGTCGGCGCGCATCCTGGATATCGCGACCTGCACGGCTTTGGCCGGCATCCGATCGCCGGGCTGAAGTCGTCCGAGATCGAGAACCTCGTCGCCTACCAGATCGGCGCGCTACAGGCGATCACGACGGCAGCCGGCCACAAGGTCACGCATGTGAAGGCGCATGGCGCGCTCTCCAACGTCGCCTGCGAGGACGACATGACCGCGAAGGCAATCGCCGCCGGCATCCGGGCGGTCGATCCCAGCCTGATCTTCGTCGTGCTCGCCAATTCAAAGCTGGTGAAAGCAGGCGAGGACGCAAACCTGCCGATGGTGCACGAAGTGTTCGCCGACCGCGCTTACGAGGACGACGGCAACCTCGTTTCGCGCAAGAAGCCCGGCGCGGTGCTGCATGACGCCAAGGCGATTGCCGAGCGCGTGGTGCGGATGGTGCAGGACGGTGCGGTGGTCTCGGTCACAGGCAAGGTCATCAAGATGCGCACGGACACGGTGTGCATCCACGGCGATACACATGGCGCGGTCGACATCGCGCGCGGCCTGCGTCAGGCGTTGAAAGACGCGGGGATCGACGTCGCGCCGTTCAAGCGCGGGGCGTGA
- a CDS encoding biotin-dependent carboxyltransferase family protein yields the protein MSRLIVATIGPASSVQDGGRHGAQRYGLTVSGAMDRLALAAANTLVGNEPLAAAVEIGPFGATFAAKDGAVRVAISGAPRNADVAGKPVAMDTSVTLKDGETLTLGFARGGAFTYLAIEGAIKGELVFGSLAVNARAGLGSPYPRPLQAGDEFTVDAASGAPELQIELPKPVSGPIRVVLGPQDDEFDDANKALFLDSEWKISATSDRMGYRLEGPAIKHLHGHNIVSDGTVNGSIQVPGNGSPIALMMDRGTSGGYPKIATVITADVGRLAQTSAGTAFRFKAVTMAEAQDEARKFQQLIRNLPDRLRSSDTVELNVEALADANVAGYAVSAMDAGTWQVTAEP from the coding sequence ATGAGCCGGCTCATCGTCGCCACCATCGGTCCCGCAAGCTCCGTCCAGGACGGCGGACGCCACGGCGCGCAGCGCTATGGCCTGACGGTCAGCGGTGCGATGGACCGGCTGGCGCTGGCTGCGGCAAACACGCTTGTCGGCAACGAGCCGCTCGCAGCCGCCGTCGAGATCGGCCCGTTCGGCGCCACGTTCGCGGCCAAGGACGGCGCCGTGCGCGTGGCGATATCAGGCGCGCCGCGCAATGCCGACGTCGCCGGCAAACCGGTGGCTATGGACACCTCTGTCACGCTGAAGGATGGCGAGACGCTGACGCTGGGTTTTGCCCGCGGCGGCGCATTCACTTACCTCGCGATCGAAGGCGCCATCAAAGGCGAGCTGGTGTTCGGCAGCCTCGCGGTGAATGCCCGCGCCGGGCTCGGCAGCCCCTACCCGCGCCCGCTTCAGGCCGGCGACGAATTCACGGTCGATGCCGCGAGCGGCGCGCCGGAGTTGCAGATCGAATTGCCGAAGCCTGTGAGCGGCCCGATCCGAGTCGTCTTGGGTCCGCAGGACGACGAGTTCGATGACGCCAACAAGGCGCTGTTCCTGGACAGCGAGTGGAAAATTTCGGCGACGTCCGACCGCATGGGCTACCGGCTCGAAGGGCCCGCCATCAAGCATCTGCACGGTCACAACATCGTCTCCGACGGTACCGTCAACGGCAGCATCCAGGTGCCCGGCAACGGTTCGCCGATCGCGCTGATGATGGACCGCGGCACCTCAGGCGGTTACCCCAAGATCGCAACCGTGATCACGGCCGACGTCGGCCGCCTCGCGCAGACCTCGGCAGGAACGGCGTTCCGCTTCAAGGCTGTCACCATGGCCGAGGCGCAGGACGAGGCGCGCAAGTTCCAACAGCTGATCCGCAACCTGCCCGATCGCCTGCGCTCGTCCGACACGGTCGAACTCAACGTCGAGGCACTGGCCGATGCCAACGTTGCGGGCTATGCCGTGAGCGCCATGGATGCCGGGACCTGGCAGGTCACGGCGGAGCCGTAA
- the pxpB gene encoding 5-oxoprolinase subunit PxpB, with product MAATLPPPRLLPSGDSAVTVEFSRTIDDAANERVLALDKALATTPIDGITESIPTYRSLLVHYDPGKIGFDALCEKLLPIACQPLPPSTKARRWRIPVAYGGEHGIDLEDVAKALNTTPDDIVARHVGGDYRVAMIGFTPGWSYLSGLDKSLHMSRRQSPRLFTPAGTISIGGIQAGIQCLAAPSGWHLLGRTPVRTYQLHRNPTFLTEPGDRVTFFAIDHKTFEEQDRAAEAGEIIAEQVTA from the coding sequence ATGGCCGCGACACTTCCCCCGCCCCGCCTCCTGCCCAGCGGCGACAGTGCCGTCACGGTCGAGTTCAGCCGAACCATCGACGACGCCGCCAATGAGCGCGTGCTCGCGCTCGACAAGGCGCTGGCCACAACGCCGATCGACGGCATCACCGAATCCATTCCAACCTATCGCTCGCTGCTGGTGCATTACGATCCCGGCAAGATCGGGTTCGATGCGCTCTGCGAAAAGCTGCTGCCGATCGCCTGCCAGCCATTGCCGCCGTCGACCAAGGCGCGGCGCTGGCGCATTCCCGTCGCCTATGGCGGCGAGCACGGCATCGACCTCGAGGATGTCGCGAAGGCGTTGAACACCACGCCAGACGACATCGTCGCCCGGCACGTCGGCGGTGACTATCGCGTCGCCATGATCGGCTTCACGCCGGGCTGGTCCTATCTCAGCGGTCTCGACAAATCGCTGCACATGTCACGGCGGCAGAGCCCGCGGCTGTTCACGCCGGCTGGCACGATCTCGATCGGCGGCATCCAGGCCGGGATCCAGTGTCTGGCGGCGCCCAGCGGCTGGCACCTGCTCGGCCGCACGCCGGTCAGAACCTATCAGCTCCACCGGAATCCCACCTTCCTCACCGAACCCGGTGATCGCGTGACGTTTTTCGCCATCGACCACAAGACGTTCGAAGAGCAGGACCGCGCCGCCGAGGCCGGCGAGATCATCGCCGAGCAGGTGACCGCATGA
- a CDS encoding ribonuclease activity regulator RraA, whose product MSLSPEARKTLAGITTATITTVLLKKGLRNVWMRGARPLRPGLPRLVGPAFTLRFVPAREDLATPESWSSPISTRTAIEAMPEGCIAVVDAMGITDAGIFGDILCARMMKRGVTALVTDGVVRDVEGVLGTNLPVWCDGYAAPPSVAGLTFVGWGEPIGCGGVAVFPNDIVVADQDGCVLIPQAMLEHVLNEGVEQERMEAWIVNEVNNGAALPGLYPMNAETKARYAASKK is encoded by the coding sequence ATGTCGCTGTCCCCCGAAGCCCGCAAGACCCTCGCCGGCATTACCACTGCCACCATCACCACGGTCCTGCTGAAGAAGGGCCTGCGCAATGTGTGGATGCGCGGCGCGCGTCCGCTGCGCCCGGGCCTGCCGCGCCTGGTGGGACCGGCCTTCACGCTGCGCTTCGTGCCGGCGCGCGAGGATCTGGCCACTCCGGAATCCTGGTCGTCGCCGATTTCGACCCGCACCGCGATCGAGGCGATGCCGGAGGGCTGTATCGCCGTGGTCGACGCCATGGGCATCACCGACGCCGGTATTTTCGGCGACATCCTTTGTGCGCGCATGATGAAGCGCGGCGTCACTGCGCTCGTCACCGACGGCGTCGTGCGCGACGTCGAGGGCGTGCTCGGCACCAATCTCCCGGTGTGGTGCGATGGCTACGCCGCGCCGCCCTCCGTGGCCGGCCTGACCTTCGTTGGCTGGGGCGAGCCGATCGGCTGCGGCGGCGTCGCTGTGTTCCCGAACGACATCGTCGTCGCCGACCAGGACGGCTGCGTGCTGATCCCGCAGGCCATGCTCGAGCATGTGCTCAACGAAGGCGTCGAGCAGGAGCGGATGGAAGCCTGGATCGTCAATGAGGTGAACAATGGCGCCGCGCTGCCGGGCCTCTATCCCATGAACGCAGAAACCAAGGCGCGCTACGCCGCCAGCAAGAAGTAA
- a CDS encoding (R)-mandelonitrile lyase: MDITLAGTRPTRRAPKENFTGTVLQDPINMAPAPARLNVSRVAFEPGARTNWHHHPLGQTLYVISGVGRVQTKGGPVKEIRPGDTVWIPPGEVHWHGASPDNSMCHIAMQEALDGVYSTWLGPVTDAEYGAALG, encoded by the coding sequence ATGGACATCACGCTCGCAGGCACGCGGCCGACCCGCCGCGCGCCCAAGGAAAACTTCACCGGCACTGTGCTGCAGGACCCCATCAACATGGCGCCTGCGCCGGCGCGGTTGAACGTCTCGCGCGTCGCGTTCGAGCCCGGCGCCCGCACCAACTGGCACCACCATCCGCTCGGGCAGACGCTCTACGTGATTTCGGGTGTCGGCCGCGTCCAGACCAAGGGCGGACCGGTCAAGGAAATCCGTCCCGGCGACACCGTCTGGATTCCGCCGGGTGAAGTGCATTGGCACGGCGCCTCGCCTGATAACAGCATGTGCCACATCGCCATGCAGGAAGCGCTCGACGGTGTCTATTCGACCTGGCTCGGGCCGGTCACCGACGCAGAGTACGGCGCGGCCCTCGGCTGA